The Bos mutus isolate GX-2022 chromosome 7, NWIPB_WYAK_1.1, whole genome shotgun sequence genome window below encodes:
- the LOC102282166 gene encoding olfactory receptor 2L8, protein MVGGNASSVTDFILVGLFPEFQHSIVLNFVVIFIYILAFLGNLLLIVLIWGDSRLHTPMYILLSQLSLIDLTLTSTIVPKTASNFFTGKRTISWIGCGTQSFFFLMLGMSECLILTLMAYDRYVAVCIPLRYLTIMSPRFCLHMVAGCWIGGSISSFIHTVYPMHFPICGSREIHHFFCEVPVLIKLSCEDTSVYQLVVVVTSIVLLVVPFSLIIASYTLIFLTVLRMNSVKGRKKALATCSSHLTVVSLFFGPNIFIYMTFTSSHSPEQDQALSLFSNILTPMLNPLIYSLRNKEVVAALMKLVGRCGVS, encoded by the coding sequence ATGGTGGGTGGGAATGCGTCATCAGTAACTGATTTCATCCTTGTGGGACTCTTTCCTGAGTTTCAGCATTCCATTGTTCTCAACTTCGTGGTCATTTTCATCTACATCCTTGCTTTCCTGGGAAACTTACTTCTCATTGTCTTGATTTGGGGGGACTCTCGGCTCCATACACCCATGTACATTCTCCTCAGTCAACTCTCCCTCATTGACTTGACATTAACTTCCACCATTGTTCCGAAGACAGCCTCTAACTTTTTCACAGGGAAAAGGACCATATCATGGATTGGCTGTGGAACACAGAGTTTCTTCTTCCTGATGTTGGGAATGTCAGAATGCCTCATCTTGACTCTCATGGCTTATGACCGCTACGTGGCTGTCTGCATCCCACTGCGTTATCTCACCATCATGAGCCCCAGGTTCTGTCTGCACATGGTTGCTGGATGTTGGATTGGAGGCTCCATAAGTTCATTTATCCATACAGTCTACCCTATGCATTTTCCCATCTGTGGGTCAAGGGAGATCCACCATTTCTTCTGTGAGGTCCCAGTCCTCATTAAGCTTTCCTGTGAAGACACTTCAGTGTATCAGTTAGTGGTGGTGGTCACAAGCATTGTACTGCTTGTTGTGCCTTTCAGTCTCATCATAGCTTCCTATACACTCATCTTCCTCACTGTCCTGCGTATGAACTCTGTCAAGGGCAGGAAAAAAGCCCTGGCCACCTGCTCTTCCCACCTAACTGTGGTAAGTCTCTTCTTCGGCCCAAACATATTCATCTACATGACTTTCACTTCCTCACATAGTCCAGAGCAGGACCAGGCTCTCTCTCTTTTCAGCAACATCCTCACTCCCATGCTGAACCCCCTTATCTACAGCCTGAGGAATAAGGAGGTGGTGGCAGCTCTCATGAAGTTGGTGGGGAGATGTGGGGTATCTTAG